One Sphingomicrobium marinum genomic window carries:
- a CDS encoding DUF2793 domain-containing protein has translation MQPVLASVPVTSPDPAAVIGDIVIVGVGATGDFAGRDNALAILGENGWRFVAAFTGMAAQIAQTGIEWRFDGTNWIEGSQNVQEILVSGVKVVGAQQPDIVAPTGGTTPDSEARTAISAILGTLRAHGLIAGAQ, from the coding sequence GTGCAGCCCGTGCTTGCCTCAGTTCCGGTCACCAGTCCGGATCCTGCCGCGGTAATCGGGGACATCGTCATCGTGGGGGTCGGTGCGACGGGCGATTTTGCAGGCCGCGACAATGCGCTTGCGATCCTCGGTGAGAATGGATGGCGTTTCGTCGCGGCCTTCACTGGCATGGCCGCGCAAATCGCGCAAACCGGGATCGAATGGCGCTTCGATGGCACGAATTGGATCGAAGGCAGCCAAAACGTGCAAGAAATCCTAGTTTCCGGCGTAAAAGTCGTTGGAGCGCAACAACCTGACATTGTCGCGCCCACAGGCGGAACTACCCCCGATTCCGAGGCAAGAACAGCGATTTCGGCAATTCTTGGCACTCTGCGCGCGCACGGCCTAATCGCAGGTGCACAATAA
- a CDS encoding entericidin EcnAB codes for MKIIIATTAALAFTLGACGEPENTTPAPSVQEDGEIVEEQTIDETQPPVAADEDGATISINDDGVGVEGRAEVADGVTVDVDTNGN; via the coding sequence ATGAAAATCATTATCGCTACGACCGCCGCGTTGGCCTTCACGCTGGGCGCCTGCGGCGAACCGGAAAACACCACGCCGGCCCCTTCCGTTCAGGAGGACGGTGAAATCGTTGAAGAGCAGACGATCGACGAGACCCAGCCGCCTGTCGCTGCTGACGAAGACGGTGCGACCATCTCTATCAACGACGACGGCGTCGGCGTCGAAGGCCGCGCCGAAGTGGCAGACGGCGTCACGGTCGACGTCGATACAAACGGCAACTAG
- a CDS encoding outer membrane protein, with protein sequence MRKLAISAALATTILATPAVARDNTWYVGVDGGVMIVEDNNLDLDIGPVLENAILLDYDIGSDFDLVAGYDFGAVRGEVELGYKQADISQAALDVPATVTSRTILPANGDANMLSAMVNVLLDFGEDDGWNASVGGGLGFARIDHDVALTQQDVFEEDDGGFAWQVLAQVRKAVSPNLDVGIKYRFFNTDDFEYSYVSSVGPATVVSDGMRTHSLLGSLIYNFAAPPPPPPPPPPPPPPPPPPATQTCPDGSVILATEACPPPPPPPPPPPPPPEPERG encoded by the coding sequence ATGCGGAAGCTGGCCATTTCGGCGGCACTCGCTACGACCATCCTCGCCACGCCCGCTGTCGCTCGCGACAATACGTGGTATGTTGGTGTCGATGGTGGCGTGATGATCGTCGAGGACAACAACCTCGACCTCGATATCGGTCCGGTCTTGGAGAATGCAATTCTTCTCGACTACGACATCGGTTCGGACTTTGACCTTGTTGCGGGTTATGACTTTGGCGCGGTCCGCGGCGAAGTCGAGCTTGGCTACAAGCAGGCCGACATTTCGCAGGCCGCACTCGACGTGCCCGCGACTGTGACTTCGCGTACGATCCTTCCTGCCAATGGCGACGCCAACATGCTGTCGGCCATGGTCAACGTCCTTCTGGACTTTGGCGAGGATGATGGTTGGAACGCTTCGGTTGGTGGCGGTCTGGGCTTTGCCCGTATCGACCACGACGTAGCGCTGACCCAGCAGGACGTTTTCGAAGAAGATGATGGCGGTTTTGCCTGGCAGGTTCTTGCGCAGGTGCGCAAGGCGGTCAGCCCGAACCTCGATGTCGGCATCAAGTATCGCTTCTTCAACACCGACGACTTCGAATATTCGTATGTCAGCTCGGTTGGTCCTGCGACGGTCGTTTCGGATGGCATGCGTACGCATAGCCTTCTCGGCAGCCTGATCTACAACTTCGCGGCTCCGCCGCCTCCGCCGCCGCCGCCGCCGCCGCCGCCGCCGCCTCCGCCGCCCCCGGCGACGCAGACGTGCCCGGACGGTTCGGTGATCCTGGCGACCGAGGCTTGCCCGCCGCCGCCGCCGCCGCCCCCGCCGCCGCCGCCGCCGCCCGAACCGGAGCGTGGCTAA
- a CDS encoding OmpA family protein — protein MSNLVKFACAAAFLSSALVVPSAVIAQDQATISQTMACADGRIPTKDGSCAETETVPGPYIVFFPWGEMGVDVDGAMIVDDAASSYSDGLAITLTGHSDRSGPAAVNRRISQRRAQAVRDALIARGVPADVITIEAEGEAALLIGTLDGVREAQNRRVEILFSRASD, from the coding sequence ATGAGTAATTTGGTGAAGTTCGCTTGCGCCGCCGCGTTTTTGTCGAGCGCGCTTGTCGTGCCGTCCGCGGTGATCGCGCAAGATCAAGCGACCATAAGCCAGACGATGGCTTGCGCTGACGGCCGCATCCCTACCAAGGACGGATCCTGCGCCGAAACCGAGACCGTGCCCGGGCCCTACATTGTCTTCTTTCCCTGGGGGGAGATGGGGGTCGACGTAGATGGCGCCATGATCGTAGACGACGCCGCCTCTTCATATTCGGATGGGCTCGCCATCACGCTCACCGGCCATAGCGACCGTTCGGGTCCGGCCGCGGTGAACCGCCGGATCTCACAGCGGCGCGCCCAAGCCGTACGCGATGCACTCATCGCACGCGGTGTTCCGGCCGACGTCATCACCATCGAGGCGGAGGGCGAAGCGGCACTCTTGATCGGCACGTTGGATGGCGTGAGGGAGGCACAAAACCGGCGCGTCGAAATACTCTTTTCGCGCGCTTCGGATTGA
- a CDS encoding superoxide dismutase family protein, whose translation MKPRFSMLAASLLLAACYNADDNDQNISIDENGSPAAEGEVTLMSPTGEQVGTVAYLEEPSGMQLRISVNGLAPGVHAVHLHTTGTCEAPDFSTAGGHWNPMGKEHGRDNPDGAHLGDLANMNVGEDGTGTATYMVAGVSFEGVEPAMSDSDGTALVIHEGADDYATDPTGDAGGRVACAVLAEAA comes from the coding sequence ATGAAGCCCCGCTTTTCCATGCTTGCCGCGTCTTTGCTGCTTGCCGCCTGTTACAACGCAGACGACAACGACCAGAATATCAGCATCGACGAAAATGGCTCCCCGGCGGCCGAGGGTGAGGTTACCTTGATGTCCCCTACTGGCGAACAGGTCGGCACGGTCGCCTATCTGGAAGAACCCTCGGGTATGCAGCTTCGCATATCGGTCAACGGGTTGGCGCCCGGCGTTCATGCCGTACATCTCCATACGACGGGGACGTGCGAAGCTCCTGACTTCAGCACAGCGGGTGGACACTGGAACCCGATGGGCAAGGAACATGGCCGCGACAATCCCGACGGCGCGCACCTTGGCGATCTTGCCAATATGAATGTCGGCGAAGACGGGACCGGCACGGCGACCTATATGGTCGCCGGCGTGTCGTTTGAAGGTGTCGAGCCCGCGATGAGCGACAGCGACGGCACCGCGCTGGTTATTCATGAAGGGGCCGATGACTACGCTACCGACCCAACCGGCGATGCCGGCGGGCGAGTAGCCTGTGCAGTCCTTGCCGAAGCTGCCTAG